A stretch of the Panicum virgatum strain AP13 chromosome 9N, P.virgatum_v5, whole genome shotgun sequence genome encodes the following:
- the LOC120688694 gene encoding uncharacterized protein LOC120688694, with product MEEGPCIFRGNAVLIEEYDGVTGPSAISFRGLAVWARIYDMPLTFMNKSIGKKLADRIGVVVKVEVDEDGWGWGNFLRVRLKIDLQKPLTRVLKVDIRKGGVERKEFFKVKYEKMPRFCAVCGLLGHTENECGDGVHDEKDFQYGDRLIASPDRRVKAKNGGPVNVSKILGNRNDVLGNGGLKFSNQEARRKLNSNTRIFTSRERKENSVEERDLQDDASSPRKILENEKKNTSGTGKKRLSLEWDMEHGGDNLNLAVVPMEEFLGNCVDV from the coding sequence ATGGAGGAAGGTCCCTGTATTTTTAGGGGAAATGCGGTGCTTATTGAGGAGTATGATGGTGTAACTGGACCCTCTGCGATTTCTTTCAGAGGTTTAGCGGTATGGGCACGTATCTATGACATGCCGCTAACATTCATGAACAAAAGTATCGGGAAGAAATTAGCTGACCGCATTGGTGTGGTGGTGAAGGTAGAGGTTGATGAAGATGGTTGGGGTTGGGGGAATTTCTTGAGGGTTCGTCTCAAAATTGATCTCCAAAAACCCCTAACTAGGGTGCTGAAGGTGGACATACGCAAAGGAGGTGTAGAAAGGAAGGAGTTTTTTAAGGTCAAATATGAGAAGATGCCTCGTTTCTGTGCTGTGTGTGGTTTGCTAGGCCATACAGAAAATGAATGTGGGGATGGAGTGCACGATGAGAAGGATTTTCAGTATGGGGACCGGTTAATTGCTTCTCCTGACAGGCGAGTTAAAGCTAAGAATGGCGGTCCAGTTAATGTATCTAAAATCTTGGGGAACAGGAATGATGTATTAGGAAATGGGGGCTTAAAATTTTCTAATCAGGAGGCTAGAAGGAAGTTGAATTCTAATACAAGGATATTTACTTCTCGCGAGAGAAAAGAAAATTCTGTTGAAGAACGTGATCTCCAGGATGATGCAAGTAGCCCAaggaaaattttagaaaatgaGAAGAAAAACACTAGTGGTACAGGGAAAAAGAGGTTGTCTCTTGAATGGGACATGGAGCATGGGGGTGATAACTTAAATCTTGCTGTTGTTCCAATGGAGGAGTTTCTTGGAAATTGTGTTGATGTGTAA